From a single Solirubrobacterales bacterium genomic region:
- a CDS encoding glutamine--tRNA ligase/YqeY domain fusion protein, whose amino-acid sequence MTSNSRVSAGAPASPERRDFIGEIVAADVREGRVSEVVTRFPPEPNGYLHLGHPKAIALNFGIAQEFGGRCHLRFDDTNPIKEEQEYIDSIQEDIRWLGFDWGEHLYFASDYFHQLYDWAVHLIKAGKAYVDDLSADKIREHRGTLTEPGKNSPWRDRSIDENLNLFERMRAGEFPDGAKVLRAKIDMASPNINMRDPVLYRILHATHPRTGDEWCIYPLYDFAHGQSDAIEGITHSLCTLEFEDHRPLYDWLIENLPVPSRPHQYEFARLNFTYTVLSKRFLGRLVSEGHVRGWDDPRMPTLSALRRRGFPPEGLRNFLDLVSLGGKGTSAAEIEMLEHEVRDVLNRRALRRFAVLRPLRLVIENYPEGQVEEVEAVNNPEDPSAGTRKAPFARELWIERDDFMEDPPRKFFRLAPGREVRLRNAYFVTCTDVVKDASGEIVELRCAYDPETRGGDAPDGRRPKATLHWLSSEHAVPAQVRLYDRLFTRPDPGADGDLYADLNPNSETVLQECLVEPALTELPVGETVQFERLGYFCPDPDSTPGRLVFNRTLGLRDTWAKLQAQAARP is encoded by the coding sequence ATGACGAGCAACAGCCGCGTGAGCGCCGGCGCTCCGGCCTCTCCCGAACGGCGCGATTTCATCGGCGAGATCGTCGCCGCCGACGTGCGCGAGGGCAGAGTCTCGGAGGTCGTGACGCGCTTCCCGCCCGAGCCGAACGGATACCTCCACCTCGGCCACCCCAAGGCGATCGCGCTCAACTTCGGGATCGCCCAGGAGTTCGGCGGCCGCTGCCACTTGCGCTTCGACGACACCAACCCGATCAAGGAAGAGCAGGAGTACATCGACTCGATTCAGGAAGACATCCGCTGGCTCGGCTTCGACTGGGGCGAGCATCTCTACTTCGCCTCCGACTACTTCCACCAGCTCTACGACTGGGCCGTACACCTGATCAAGGCCGGCAAGGCCTACGTCGACGACCTCTCCGCCGACAAGATCCGGGAGCACCGCGGCACCCTCACAGAGCCGGGCAAGAACAGCCCCTGGCGCGACCGTTCGATCGATGAGAACCTCAACCTGTTCGAGCGCATGCGCGCGGGGGAGTTTCCGGACGGCGCCAAAGTGCTCAGGGCAAAGATCGACATGGCCTCGCCCAACATCAACATGCGCGACCCGGTGCTCTATCGGATCCTGCACGCAACCCACCCGCGGACCGGCGACGAGTGGTGCATCTATCCGCTGTACGACTTCGCCCACGGCCAGTCGGACGCAATCGAGGGCATCACCCACTCCCTCTGCACGCTCGAGTTCGAGGATCACCGACCGCTCTACGACTGGCTGATCGAGAACCTGCCGGTGCCTTCGCGCCCGCACCAATACGAGTTCGCCCGCCTCAACTTCACCTACACCGTGCTCTCGAAGCGCTTCCTAGGGCGGCTTGTGAGCGAGGGCCACGTGCGAGGCTGGGACGATCCGCGCATGCCCACCCTCTCGGCCCTGCGCCGGCGCGGCTTCCCACCCGAGGGTCTGCGCAACTTCCTCGACCTGGTCTCGCTGGGAGGCAAGGGCACGAGCGCCGCCGAAATCGAGATGCTCGAGCACGAGGTCAGGGACGTGCTGAACCGGAGGGCGCTGCGACGCTTCGCCGTCCTGCGCCCGCTCAGGCTCGTGATCGAGAACTACCCAGAGGGGCAGGTCGAGGAGGTGGAGGCCGTCAACAACCCGGAGGATCCCTCGGCCGGGACACGCAAGGCGCCCTTCGCGCGCGAGCTCTGGATCGAACGCGACGACTTCATGGAGGACCCGCCACGCAAGTTCTTCCGCCTCGCCCCCGGCCGCGAAGTGCGTTTGCGCAACGCCTACTTCGTGACCTGCACCGACGTGGTCAAGGACGCGAGCGGCGAGATCGTCGAGCTCCGCTGCGCCTACGATCCGGAGACGCGCGGCGGCGACGCCCCCGACGGGCGCCGGCCGAAGGCGACGCTGCACTGGCTCTCGTCCGAGCACGCCGTGCCCGCCCAGGTGCGTCTCTATGACCGTCTGTTCACCCGCCCCGATCCCGGCGCTGACGGCGACCTCTACGCCGACCTCAACCCCAACTCGGAGACGGTGCTCCAGGAGTGCCTGGTCGAGCCTGCGCTCACGGAACTGCCGGTCGGTGAGACCGTGCAGTTCGAGCGCCTCGGCTACTTCTGCCCGGATCCCGACTCGACGCCCGGACGGCTCGTCTTCAACCGCACCCTCGGCCTCAGGGACACCTGGGCCAAGCTCCAGGCGCAGGCCGCCAGGCCATAA